In Halarcobacter bivalviorum, a genomic segment contains:
- a CDS encoding cache domain-containing protein: MNNKNELTILNIIKYGPILFILSLSIIISLTLYINYNSAFAEEKALIEKEFIQKNKNDIKNQVDSIYNFILEEQKTTEVKLKNNLKKRVNEAHSIAMNIYNENKHLGKEVVSKMIKDALRTIRFNNGRGYFFIYSFDYECILLPVAKQLEGTSFYNFQDGQNKYLTRNIIKSLEKEDESFLRWWYHKPKDMKNQYEKIGFNKKFEPYNWYIGTGEYIEDFENDMKEDVLRHIQNQQFQNNDYIFIIDYDSTYLAHKNKALIGENALEIYDKKTYKIIEDIISIAKKEGNGFLSYEHIRPETNQFAKKTSYIKGLQNWQWALGVGFYEDDLNKKVEAQRKVLDKRFEDDLYRLLILSLSFTTILLVLSIKISKYLETRFKQYQEQIKEHLEEITHQQNILAQQSKMAAIGTMIGNIAHQWRQPLSLISTAATGMKLKREIGDLSDKEFNDNLEYINQSTQYLSKTIDDFRNFFTSNKTKKEFSIDEAFENTFNLIKVQFKNHNIEVFKEIGNTEIYGIQTELVQVLINVLNNSRDELIKMPNNTRKLIFIKTFEKEEQLFIEITDNAGGIEEEILEHVFEPYFTTKNQSQGTGIGLYMSQEIIVKHMHGTIEMYNASYNYDEEEYKGVKTIIKLNINK, from the coding sequence ATGAATAATAAAAATGAACTAACTATTTTAAATATAATTAAATATGGACCTATTCTTTTTATTTTATCCTTATCTATTATTATCTCTCTTACTTTATATATAAATTACAATAGTGCTTTTGCAGAAGAGAAAGCATTAATTGAAAAAGAGTTTATTCAAAAAAATAAAAATGACATAAAGAATCAAGTTGATTCAATCTATAACTTTATCTTAGAAGAACAAAAAACAACAGAAGTAAAACTAAAAAATAATCTTAAAAAAAGAGTTAATGAAGCACATAGTATTGCAATGAATATTTATAATGAAAACAAACATCTAGGAAAAGAAGTTGTTTCAAAAATGATAAAAGATGCTTTAAGAACTATTAGATTTAACAATGGAAGAGGATACTTTTTTATCTATTCTTTCGATTATGAATGTATCTTATTACCTGTAGCAAAACAATTAGAAGGGACAAGCTTCTATAATTTTCAAGATGGTCAAAATAAATATTTAACAAGAAATATTATAAAAAGTTTAGAAAAAGAAGATGAAAGTTTCTTAAGATGGTGGTACCATAAACCCAAAGATATGAAGAACCAGTATGAAAAAATTGGTTTTAATAAAAAGTTTGAGCCTTATAATTGGTATATAGGAACAGGAGAATATATAGAAGATTTTGAAAATGATATGAAAGAAGATGTATTAAGACATATTCAAAATCAACAATTTCAAAATAATGATTATATATTTATTATAGATTATGATTCAACTTACTTAGCTCATAAGAATAAAGCTTTAATAGGTGAAAATGCTTTAGAAATATATGATAAAAAAACCTATAAAATTATTGAAGACATAATTAGCATAGCTAAAAAAGAAGGTAATGGTTTTTTAAGTTATGAACATATTAGACCGGAGACAAATCAATTCGCAAAAAAAACTAGCTATATAAAAGGTTTACAAAATTGGCAATGGGCCTTAGGTGTAGGTTTCTATGAAGATGACTTAAATAAAAAAGTTGAAGCTCAAAGAAAAGTACTTGATAAAAGATTTGAAGATGATTTATATAGACTTTTAATTTTATCTTTATCTTTTACAACTATCTTACTTGTTCTTTCAATTAAGATTTCAAAATATTTAGAAACAAGATTTAAGCAGTATCAAGAACAGATAAAAGAGCATTTAGAAGAGATCACTCATCAACAAAATATTTTAGCTCAACAATCAAAGATGGCTGCTATTGGAACAATGATAGGTAATATTGCTCACCAATGGAGACAACCTCTTTCTTTAATCTCTACAGCTGCAACAGGAATGAAATTAAAAAGAGAGATTGGAGATTTAAGTGATAAAGAGTTTAATGATAATTTAGAATATATAAATCAATCAACACAATATTTATCTAAAACTATTGATGATTTTAGAAACTTTTTTACAAGTAATAAAACAAAAAAAGAGTTCAGTATTGATGAAGCCTTTGAAAATACTTTTAACTTAATAAAAGTACAGTTTAAAAACCATAATATTGAAGTTTTCAAAGAGATTGGAAACACAGAGATTTATGGTATTCAAACTGAATTAGTTCAAGTATTAATAAATGTCTTAAATAATTCAAGAGATGAATTAATAAAAATGCCTAACAATACTAGAAAACTAATCTTTATTAAAACTTTTGAAAAAGAAGAACAACTATTTATAGAAATAACAGATAATGCAGGTGGAATTGAAGAAGAAATTTTAGAACATGTTTTTGAACCTTATTTTACTACTAAAAATCAATCACAAGGAACTGGTATTGGACTTTATATGAGTCAGGAGATTATAGTAAAACATATGCATGGAACAATAGAAATGTATAATGCTTCATATAATTATGATGAGGAAGAGTACAAAGGTGTTAAAACTATTATAAAATTAAATATAAACAAATGA
- a CDS encoding DUF1653 domain-containing protein produces MNNKYTYKGNNYYVLEDKVKIQIDDVWVEGVLYTTDDCEYKFVRSKEEFYSKFKKVEE; encoded by the coding sequence ATGAACAATAAATATACCTACAAAGGTAATAACTACTATGTTTTAGAAGATAAGGTTAAAATCCAAATCGATGATGTTTGGGTAGAAGGTGTTTTATATACAACTGATGATTGTGAGTACAAGTTTGTAAGAAGCAAAGAAGAGTTTTACTCAAAATTTAAAAAGGTAGAAGAGTAG
- a CDS encoding peroxiredoxin translates to MSSSLVLRKAPAFKMEAYDSKSGHYTEVNSEDMKGKWHVVCFYPADFTFVCPTEIAAMNAKYDEFQELGVEITAVSTDTKFSHKRFVETEPILKGLKLTIAADPTGEVSRAYGVMIEEEGVALRGRFLINPEGTVVAQEVQAPMVGRNVHEFLRQVRAWQHAEKTGEVCPAGWVPGKKTLPVNTDVEKMTGRVGDYITIEEIMS, encoded by the coding sequence ATGAGTTCAAGTTTAGTATTAAGAAAAGCACCAGCATTTAAAATGGAAGCATATGATTCAAAATCAGGTCACTACACTGAAGTAAATAGTGAAGATATGAAAGGTAAATGGCATGTTGTATGTTTTTATCCAGCAGATTTTACATTTGTTTGCCCAACAGAAATTGCAGCAATGAATGCTAAATATGATGAGTTTCAAGAGTTAGGTGTAGAAATTACTGCTGTATCAACAGATACAAAATTTTCTCATAAAAGATTTGTTGAGACTGAACCAATTTTAAAAGGGTTAAAACTTACAATTGCAGCAGATCCTACTGGAGAAGTTAGTAGAGCATATGGTGTAATGATTGAAGAAGAGGGTGTTGCATTAAGAGGTAGATTTTTAATCAATCCTGAAGGAACAGTCGTAGCACAAGAAGTACAAGCTCCAATGGTAGGAAGAAATGTACATGAATTTTTAAGACAAGTTAGAGCTTGGCAACATGCAGAAAAAACTGGTGAAGTTTGTCCTGCAGGATGGGTTCCTGGTAAAAAAACACTTCCTGTAAATACAGATGTTGAAAAGATGACAGGTAGAGTTGGTGATTATATTACAATTGAAGAGATTATGTCTTAA
- a CDS encoding response regulator, which translates to MKNFTILILDDIQENIYSLRLLLEDSFENIEILEALSVQEALLHIMKNDIDLILSDIQMPGIDGFEFVKYLSEVESTKDIPIMLITGIYNDIEHQKKAYGSSSKVIDFIAKPIDDEIFCSKLRVYLNLFSENKKHKQDLQEKDKLYLEQIKINSMIEELDTNYKDLLDLDECLVDLHNLVNKDFKKDKSE; encoded by the coding sequence ATGAAAAACTTTACAATTTTAATTCTTGATGATATTCAAGAGAATATTTACTCTTTAAGACTTTTACTTGAAGATAGTTTTGAAAATATAGAAATATTAGAAGCCTTAAGTGTTCAAGAAGCTTTACTTCATATAATGAAAAATGATATTGATTTAATTTTAAGTGATATTCAAATGCCTGGAATTGATGGCTTTGAATTTGTGAAATATCTTTCTGAAGTTGAATCAACTAAGGATATTCCAATTATGTTAATAACTGGAATCTATAATGACATAGAACATCAAAAAAAAGCTTATGGAAGTTCTTCTAAAGTAATAGATTTTATAGCAAAGCCTATAGATGATGAAATTTTTTGTTCTAAATTAAGAGTCTATTTAAATCTTTTTTCTGAAAATAAAAAACATAAACAAGATTTACAAGAAAAAGATAAGTTATATCTAGAACAAATTAAAATAAATAGTATGATAGAGGAATTAGATACAAACTATAAAGATTTATTAGATTTAGATGAGTGCTTAGTTGATTTACATAATTTAGTTAATAAGGATTTCAAAAAAGATAAGAGTGAGTAG
- the fumC gene encoding class II fumarate hydratase, producing MKNYRIEKDTMGEMQVPNDKYWAAQTQRSIENFPIGNETMPSEIIEGFSFLKKACAIVNYKLERLDKKKCEAIKEACDEVIEKKLEGNFPLVVWQTGSGTQSNMNMNEVIANRATEILGSDFRKEKLVHPNDDVNKGQSSNDTYPTAMRISFVLELQKQLIPAIKILRKTFKKKSKKFNNIVKIGRTHLQDATPLTLGQELSAYVDMLNKALEQINDSMKYICELAIGGTAVGTGLNSHPEFSQMVCKVLNKQTKTKYKFKSHPNKFHALTAHDGEVVLSGALNALASNLMKIANDIRWLASGPRCGIGELNIPENEPGSSIMPGKVNPTQSEAMTMVAVQVMGNHTTVSVSASQGNFELNVFKPVIAYNILQSIKLLSDTMLAFNDKCAVGIEPNKKNIEKYLNDSLMLVTALNPYIGYENAALIAKTAHKNGTTLKEEAIKLKLLSEEEFEKYVKPEEMTYPKK from the coding sequence ATGAAAAATTATAGAATTGAAAAAGATACAATGGGAGAGATGCAAGTACCAAATGATAAATATTGGGCTGCACAAACTCAAAGAAGTATTGAGAATTTTCCAATTGGAAATGAAACGATGCCAAGTGAAATAATTGAAGGTTTTAGCTTTTTAAAAAAAGCTTGTGCAATAGTTAATTATAAGCTTGAAAGACTTGATAAAAAGAAATGTGAAGCTATAAAAGAAGCTTGCGATGAAGTTATTGAAAAAAAACTTGAAGGAAACTTTCCTCTTGTAGTTTGGCAAACAGGTTCTGGAACTCAATCAAATATGAATATGAATGAAGTAATTGCAAACAGAGCTACTGAAATTTTAGGAAGTGATTTTAGAAAAGAGAAACTTGTTCATCCAAATGATGATGTAAACAAGGGGCAAAGTTCAAATGACACCTACCCTACTGCAATGAGAATCTCTTTTGTACTTGAACTACAAAAACAGCTAATCCCAGCTATTAAAATCTTACGAAAAACTTTTAAGAAAAAAAGTAAAAAATTTAACAATATAGTAAAAATAGGAAGAACTCACTTACAAGATGCAACTCCACTTACTTTAGGACAAGAATTAAGTGCCTATGTTGATATGTTAAATAAAGCTTTAGAACAAATTAATGATAGTATGAAATATATTTGTGAACTAGCAATTGGTGGAACAGCTGTTGGAACAGGACTTAACTCTCATCCAGAGTTTTCACAAATGGTTTGTAAAGTTTTAAATAAACAGACAAAAACAAAATATAAATTTAAATCTCATCCAAACAAATTTCATGCCTTAACTGCCCATGATGGAGAAGTTGTATTAAGTGGAGCTTTAAATGCTCTTGCTTCAAATCTTATGAAAATAGCAAATGATATTAGATGGTTAGCTTCTGGTCCTAGATGTGGAATTGGTGAGCTTAATATTCCTGAAAATGAACCAGGAAGTTCTATTATGCCAGGAAAAGTAAACCCTACTCAAAGTGAAGCTATGACTATGGTTGCTGTTCAAGTGATGGGAAATCACACAACTGTCTCAGTTAGTGCATCACAAGGAAACTTTGAACTAAATGTATTTAAGCCTGTGATTGCATATAACATTTTACAATCAATAAAACTTCTAAGTGATACTATGCTTGCCTTTAATGATAAGTGTGCTGTAGGGATTGAGCCAAATAAGAAAAACATAGAAAAATATCTAAATGATTCATTGATGTTAGTAACAGCTCTTAATCCATATATTGGATATGAAAATGCTGCACTTATAGCTAAAACAGCTCATAAAAATGGAACAACATTAAAAGAAGAAGCTATTAAGTTAAAACTTTTAAGTGAAGAAGAGTTTGAAAAATATGTTAAACCAGAAGAGATGACTTATCCTAAAAAATAG
- the ligA gene encoding NAD-dependent DNA ligase LigA produces MTQEEYDKNIQTLISWAHAYYVEDNPQASDEEYDKLARTCLAYEQTYPQNSHPNSPNKRVGGMILEGFQKASHLSRMWSQEDVFNTEELIDWINRAKKVNTNLEFMCEPKFDGASLNLIYENGVLKQAITRGDGSVGEDVTNNVKTIHSIPLQIKEKSLLEIRGEVVIKKADFEKINEQRAKNNEQLFANPRNAASGSLRQLDPSITASRKLFFNVWGVGQNSLEFKRISEKMDYIYSLGFVKPPMQVVVNDVEGIEKVYHEIIASRDDIPMMLDGMVVKIDDIETQEELGYTVKFPRWSCAYKFPAVEKTTKIKDIIQQVGRTGVITPVAVVEPTHIDGSMVERASLHNYDEIERLDLRINDEVIIIKSGDIIPKITKVFHERRDGTQEKVLRPTNCPKCDSLLHDEGTLIKCQNLDCPSIVTNSIIYFASKNCMNIDGLGNKIVELLVNEKKIYDILDLYSLKYEDLQDLEGFKEKKISNLLNAIEKTKGTTLHRVINALGIEHIGEVASKQICLEFGLEVINIDLDSLIALDGIGEQMAKSFVDFMGVNKELVTKLIDIINPEVEVKQEVLENAFKGKTVVLTGTMSRSRGLIKKELEALGAKVSSSVSKKTDFLIYGEDAGSKYDKAIELGVSAITEEEMIEMI; encoded by the coding sequence ATTACACAAGAAGAGTATGACAAAAATATACAAACACTTATTTCATGGGCTCATGCTTATTATGTAGAAGACAATCCTCAAGCAAGTGATGAAGAGTATGATAAGTTAGCAAGAACTTGTTTAGCCTATGAGCAAACTTACCCACAAAATTCCCACCCAAACTCTCCAAACAAAAGAGTTGGAGGTATGATTCTAGAAGGATTTCAAAAAGCAAGTCATCTTTCAAGAATGTGGTCTCAAGAGGATGTATTTAATACAGAAGAGTTAATTGACTGGATAAACAGAGCAAAAAAAGTAAATACAAATTTAGAGTTTATGTGTGAACCAAAATTTGATGGAGCTTCATTAAATCTTATTTATGAAAATGGTGTTTTAAAACAAGCTATTACTAGAGGAGATGGAAGTGTTGGTGAAGATGTAACAAACAATGTTAAAACAATACACTCTATTCCACTACAGATAAAAGAAAAGTCTCTTTTAGAAATAAGAGGTGAAGTTGTTATCAAAAAAGCTGATTTTGAAAAAATCAATGAACAAAGAGCTAAAAATAATGAACAACTTTTTGCAAATCCAAGAAATGCAGCATCAGGAAGCTTAAGACAATTAGACCCTTCTATTACAGCTTCGAGAAAACTATTTTTCAATGTTTGGGGAGTAGGACAAAACTCTTTAGAGTTTAAAAGAATCTCTGAAAAGATGGATTATATCTACTCTTTAGGCTTTGTAAAACCTCCAATGCAAGTTGTTGTAAATGATGTAGAGGGTATTGAAAAAGTTTACCATGAGATAATTGCTTCAAGAGATGATATTCCTATGATGCTTGATGGGATGGTTGTAAAAATTGATGATATAGAGACACAAGAAGAGTTAGGATATACAGTTAAGTTTCCAAGATGGTCTTGTGCATATAAATTTCCAGCAGTAGAAAAAACAACAAAAATAAAAGATATTATCCAACAAGTTGGACGTACCGGAGTTATTACTCCTGTTGCCGTTGTAGAACCTACACATATAGATGGAAGTATGGTTGAAAGAGCCTCTTTACACAACTATGATGAAATAGAAAGACTTGATTTAAGAATCAATGATGAAGTTATTATTATCAAAAGTGGAGATATTATTCCAAAGATTACAAAGGTATTTCATGAAAGACGTGACGGAACACAAGAGAAAGTTTTAAGACCAACAAATTGTCCAAAATGTGATAGTCTCCTTCATGATGAAGGAACTTTAATTAAGTGCCAAAACCTTGATTGTCCAAGTATTGTTACAAACTCTATTATCTATTTTGCATCTAAAAACTGTATGAATATTGATGGTTTAGGAAACAAGATTGTAGAACTACTTGTAAATGAAAAAAAGATTTATGATATTTTAGATTTATACTCTTTAAAATATGAGGATTTACAAGATTTAGAAGGCTTTAAAGAGAAGAAAATATCAAATTTATTAAATGCGATTGAAAAAACAAAAGGAACAACTCTACATAGAGTTATAAATGCTTTAGGAATTGAGCATATTGGAGAAGTAGCTTCTAAGCAAATCTGCTTAGAGTTTGGTTTAGAAGTTATAAATATTGATTTAGACTCTTTAATTGCCCTTGATGGTATTGGAGAGCAGATGGCTAAATCTTTTGTTGATTTTATGGGAGTAAATAAAGAGTTAGTTACAAAACTAATTGATATTATAAATCCAGAAGTAGAAGTAAAACAAGAAGTTTTAGAAAATGCTTTTAAAGGTAAAACTGTTGTTTTAACTGGAACTATGAGTAGAAGTAGAGGTCTTATTAAAAAGGAGCTTGAAGCTTTAGGTGCAAAAGTTAGTTCATCTGTATCAAAAAAGACTGACTTTCTTATTTATGGAGAAGATGCAGGAAGCAAATATGATAAAGCTATTGAGTTAGGTGTTTCTGCCATAACAGAAGAAGAGATGATAGAAATGATTTAA
- a CDS encoding sensor histidine kinase: MSFKYRFIVSFVLLEVFFIILIVSINFIAINNSSNKLIKEQIESNLTFLNEMLKVPLSIYDLATIDNLLYKTKQLHHVNSIAVLDTNGKLLSENYSFKHFTLNELIKYQKSFNHEFADENYEIRYKKIEEDETFLGSLYVVFDTSENRLFIKQNMRNTIAIIIVEILLSTLLSYLIGSKLTRMLTNLSTVAEEIGETKIADIPYKNSKDEIGILANSLNKMQHDLKARRESLNSLTKDLQEQKEELLIANKSKDIFLANMSHELKTPLNSINIISSVMSKNKNKNLSEKDIYNLKVINKCGHDLLYLINDVLDISKLEARELTLNKENVDLKFLIRDIYETFNPQVVNKKLQLFVEYDESITFIYSDKTRIKQIVENLLSNALKFTSKGKITLLVKDRNKFVELIVKDEGIGIKKEKLDDIFDRFKQADESTTRKYGGTGLGLSICKELSTLLGGDIKVESIFNKGTTFRVFIAKNEEELENKKSFIEKKTQSKTILFLNKNPIHLFKTIIELNKTIEIEQVSTIKDYKNRILNKEYVLYILDVDKNDLNEIKKLNNKNVVLLIRKELIDTEILNKFIIIDKSLDSTEICKLIKDKL, encoded by the coding sequence ATGTCATTTAAATATAGATTTATTGTATCTTTTGTACTGTTAGAAGTTTTTTTTATAATTTTAATTGTTTCAATTAATTTTATTGCCATAAATAACTCTTCTAATAAACTTATTAAAGAACAAATTGAATCTAATTTAACTTTTTTAAATGAGATGCTCAAAGTACCTTTAAGTATATATGATTTAGCAACTATTGATAATCTACTTTATAAAACAAAACAGTTACACCATGTAAATTCTATTGCTGTTTTAGATACAAATGGAAAACTTCTTTCAGAAAATTATAGTTTCAAACATTTTACTTTAAATGAATTAATCAAATATCAAAAAAGTTTTAATCATGAGTTTGCTGATGAGAATTATGAGATTAGATATAAAAAAATAGAAGAAGATGAGACTTTTTTAGGTAGTTTATATGTAGTATTTGATACTTCTGAAAATAGATTATTTATTAAACAAAATATGAGAAATACTATTGCTATTATTATTGTTGAAATTCTTCTTTCTACTTTATTATCTTATTTAATTGGTTCAAAATTAACAAGAATGCTTACTAATTTATCTACTGTAGCAGAAGAGATTGGAGAGACTAAAATAGCAGATATTCCTTATAAAAATAGTAAAGATGAAATAGGGATTCTTGCTAACTCTTTAAATAAAATGCAACATGATTTAAAAGCAAGAAGAGAGAGTTTAAATAGCCTAACAAAAGATTTACAAGAGCAAAAAGAAGAATTGCTTATTGCAAATAAATCAAAAGATATTTTTTTAGCTAATATGAGTCATGAACTAAAAACACCCCTAAACTCAATAAATATTATTAGTTCAGTTATGTCTAAAAATAAAAATAAAAATCTTAGTGAAAAAGATATTTATAATTTAAAAGTAATTAATAAATGCGGACATGATCTACTTTATTTAATAAATGATGTCTTAGATATTTCTAAATTAGAAGCAAGAGAATTGACTCTAAATAAAGAGAATGTAGATTTAAAATTTTTAATAAGAGATATTTATGAAACTTTTAATCCTCAAGTTGTAAATAAAAAACTTCAACTTTTTGTAGAGTATGATGAATCTATAACTTTTATATATAGTGATAAAACAAGAATAAAACAAATTGTTGAAAATCTATTAAGTAATGCTTTGAAATTTACTTCAAAAGGAAAAATTACATTACTTGTAAAAGATAGAAATAAATTTGTTGAATTAATTGTAAAGGATGAAGGAATAGGAATAAAAAAAGAGAAGTTAGATGATATCTTTGATAGGTTTAAACAAGCTGATGAAAGTACTACAAGAAAATATGGTGGAACAGGTTTAGGTTTATCAATTTGTAAAGAGTTAAGTACTCTTCTTGGAGGAGATATAAAAGTTGAAAGTATTTTTAATAAAGGTACAACTTTTAGGGTATTTATTGCAAAAAATGAAGAAGAATTAGAGAATAAAAAGAGTTTTATAGAAAAGAAAACGCAGAGTAAAACTATTCTTTTTTTAAATAAAAATCCTATTCATCTATTTAAGACAATTATTGAGCTTAATAAAACTATAGAAATAGAACAAGTCTCAACAATAAAAGATTATAAAAATAGAATTTTAAATAAGGAGTATGTTTTATATATTCTTGATGTAGATAAAAATGATTTAAATGAAATTAAAAAATTAAATAATAAAAATGTTGTACTACTAATTAGAAAAGAGCTAATAGATACTGAGATATTGAATAAATTTATTATTATTGATAAATCTTTAGATAGTACGGAGATTTGCAAACTTATAAAGGATAAGTTATGA
- a CDS encoding class I SAM-dependent methyltransferase, translating into MFFLYNRVFKRIYLKLLENNITQTIEEIYLIETLNLNNKKILELGCGNATMTKKIAENGFDRQIIACEVDKIQHEKNLKEQIENIKFLLAGAENIPLEDNSIDFVFMFKSFHHVPKDMMNKALSEIKRVLKPNGIAYISEPLFQGEQNELIRLFHDEEQVRINAFEAIKNAVEKEEFKLFREVFFQSEVTYKSFEDFEEKMMKTTYNDNNIDETLRQKVKDKYESFSDKEITFLKPFRVDILQKV; encoded by the coding sequence ATGTTCTTTTTGTATAATAGAGTTTTCAAAAGGATTTACTTGAAGTTATTAGAAAACAATATTACTCAAACTATTGAAGAGATTTATTTAATAGAGACTCTTAACTTAAATAATAAAAAAATATTAGAGCTTGGTTGTGGAAATGCCACAATGACAAAAAAAATTGCAGAAAATGGTTTTGATAGGCAAATCATTGCTTGTGAAGTAGATAAAATTCAGCATGAAAAAAATCTAAAAGAACAAATAGAAAATATAAAATTTCTTCTTGCAGGAGCAGAAAATATTCCCCTAGAAGATAACTCTATTGACTTTGTTTTTATGTTTAAATCATTTCATCATGTTCCAAAAGATATGATGAATAAAGCATTAAGTGAGATAAAAAGAGTTTTAAAACCAAATGGTATTGCTTATATTTCTGAGCCTCTTTTTCAAGGTGAGCAAAATGAACTTATAAGACTATTTCATGATGAAGAGCAAGTAAGAATTAATGCCTTTGAAGCTATAAAAAATGCAGTAGAAAAAGAAGAGTTTAAACTTTTTAGAGAAGTTTTCTTTCAAAGTGAAGTTACATATAAAAGTTTTGAAGATTTTGAAGAAAAGATGATGAAAACAACTTATAATGATAATAATATAGATGAAACTTTAAGACAAAAAGTTAAAGATAAATATGAAAGTTTTAGTGATAAAGAAATCACATTTTTAAAACCATTTAGAGTTGATATATTACAAAAGGTATAA
- a CDS encoding fumarate hydratase, with product MGKITEKDIIDSIADACQYISFYHPEDFVKGMVEAYEKEQSESAKNAIGQILINSKMCAMGHRPLCQDTGSVNIFIKVGLKADLDISRDLEDILNDGVAKGYTDPDNTLRFSVVSDPAGERKNTKNNTPAVIHYSVDANSDKLDITVAAKGGGSENKSKFAVLNPSDSIYDWVMENVRNMGAGWCPPGILGIGIGGNPEKSMLLAKEALMGHVDIHELKERGPQNALEELRLKLYEDINKIGIGAQGLGGLTTVLDVKILDYPCHAASLPVAMIPNCAATRHIHFELDGNGAATFNKPDLDLWPDIELPMDTIKKVNIEDLTKEKLQEFKSGDTLLLSGKILTARDAAHKKIVEYKNAGKPLPNGVDLKDRFIYYVGPVDPVRDEVVGPAGPTTSTRMDKFTEDMMEIGIMGMIGKAERKQPTIDLIKKYKSMYLIATGGAAYLISQSIKGAKILAFEEMGMEAIYEFEVKDMPVTVAVDTEGNSIHTTGPAKWRAI from the coding sequence ATGGGAAAAATTACTGAAAAAGATATTATCGATAGTATTGCTGATGCCTGTCAATACATCTCTTTTTACCATCCAGAAGATTTCGTAAAAGGAATGGTAGAAGCTTATGAGAAAGAGCAGTCTGAATCAGCTAAAAATGCAATTGGACAAATTTTAATTAACTCTAAAATGTGTGCAATGGGACATAGACCATTATGTCAAGATACTGGTTCTGTAAATATTTTCATCAAAGTTGGTTTAAAAGCTGACCTAGACATCTCTAGAGATTTAGAAGATATTTTAAATGATGGTGTTGCTAAAGGTTATACTGACCCAGATAACACATTAAGATTCTCTGTTGTATCTGATCCTGCAGGAGAGAGAAAAAATACTAAAAATAATACTCCAGCAGTAATTCACTACTCTGTAGATGCAAACTCTGATAAACTTGATATTACAGTTGCAGCAAAAGGTGGAGGAAGTGAAAACAAATCTAAATTTGCTGTATTAAATCCATCTGACTCTATTTATGACTGGGTTATGGAAAATGTAAGAAATATGGGAGCTGGATGGTGTCCTCCAGGTATCTTAGGTATTGGTATTGGTGGAAATCCAGAAAAATCAATGCTACTTGCAAAAGAAGCTTTAATGGGGCATGTTGATATCCATGAGTTAAAAGAAAGAGGGCCTCAAAATGCTTTAGAAGAGTTAAGATTAAAACTTTATGAAGATATTAATAAAATTGGTATTGGAGCACAAGGTTTAGGTGGTTTAACAACTGTACTTGATGTTAAAATCTTAGATTACCCATGTCACGCTGCTTCTTTACCAGTTGCGATGATTCCTAACTGTGCTGCAACTAGACATATCCATTTTGAATTAGATGGAAATGGTGCTGCTACATTCAATAAACCTGATTTAGACCTATGGCCAGATATTGAATTACCAATGGATACAATCAAAAAAGTAAATATTGAAGATTTAACAAAAGAGAAACTTCAAGAGTTTAAATCTGGAGATACTCTATTATTATCTGGAAAAATCTTAACAGCAAGAGATGCTGCTCACAAAAAAATCGTTGAGTACAAAAATGCTGGTAAACCACTTCCAAATGGTGTTGATTTAAAAGATAGATTTATCTACTATGTTGGACCAGTTGATCCAGTAAGAGATGAAGTAGTAGGACCTGCGGGACCAACAACTTCTACAAGAATGGATAAATTTACTGAAGATATGATGGAAATCGGTATCATGGGTATGATTGGTAAAGCTGAAAGAAAGCAACCAACTATTGATTTAATTAAAAAGTATAAATCAATGTACCTTATTGCTACTGGTGGAGCAGCATATTTAATTTCTCAATCAATTAAAGGTGCTAAAATCTTAGCATTTGAAGAGATGGGAATGGAAGCTATTTACGAATTTGAAGTAAAAGATATGCCTGTTACTGTTGCTGTTGATACTGAGGGTAACTCAATTCACACAACTGGACCAGCTAAATGGAGAGCTATCTAA